CACCAGCAAGGGTCATTTCTGTTAATCACTTTGCTCTCCACTAAGTCGCGTAAAAACCAATGTTAAAGGCTATTCCGAGACCTTTTAACACTAAATTGCCAGCTATAAGAAGGAGGATGACTCCAAACAATCTTTCAAGAGCTACCAACCCGTCTTTACCCATGATGCGGTTAAATACTGTGGAGTAAAGAAAGATTACAAGTGAGGCTGCCCAAGCCAAACAGATGGCGCAAAAAATAAACTCTAGACTGTAAACTTTTTCTTCAACACAGCTTAGTGTTGCAGAAATTACGGCTGGTCCCGTTAAAACTGGAAAGGCTAAAGGAAAAAATATTGGATCCTGAACAACTTTTTGATTTGTTGTTGAGAGGTCTTGCTTTAACGGAGAGAAAGCCATATCCAATCCAATGGCGAAGAGCATAGCTCCCCCGACAACTTGGAAAGAGTAGAGAGATACATTGAAGAGATGAAAAATCTTTCGCCCGAAAGTGATAAAAACAACTAGCGTAGCTAGAGCGAATAGACACTCTCGTATGATTATTTTTCGGCGCCTTTCTGGAGAGAAGTCTTTTAGCAAAGTGACAAATACAGGGAAAGACCCCAGGGCGTCAAAAAGCATGAAGAAAAGAAGGCTTAATTGGAATAAAGCTAATAACATTTTAATGTGCCAGCAGAGCTAACTGCAGCCCCCTTATAAAAATTTGGACTCCGATTA
This is a stretch of genomic DNA from Chlamydiifrater phoenicopteri. It encodes these proteins:
- a CDS encoding MarC family protein — its product is MLLALFQLSLLFFMLFDALGSFPVFVTLLKDFSPERRRKIIIRECLFALATLVVFITFGRKIFHLFNVSLYSFQVVGGAMLFAIGLDMAFSPLKQDLSTTNQKVVQDPIFFPLAFPVLTGPAVISATLSCVEEKVYSLEFIFCAICLAWAASLVIFLYSTVFNRIMGKDGLVALERLFGVILLLIAGNLVLKGLGIAFNIGFYAT